Part of the Prionailurus bengalensis isolate Pbe53 chromosome B3, Fcat_Pben_1.1_paternal_pri, whole genome shotgun sequence genome is shown below.
TTCCCCGATCACGCGCGTCTCAACACTGAGATCTCCCCGCGCACTCCCTCTTCCTGCAGAAGACCCCCTGTCAAGGTCCCCAGATGAAGTACAAGGGGACCCTCCTCCACCGTCCCCAGGTGAGCTCCCTGCTACGGAAGGCGGCTCCTCCTCGATGCCCGTTGTCCACACAGCTTGCTCGTCCAAGTCCCGCTCCTCGGGCTGGGAGACAAGCTCCTCCACAGCGGCGGCCGCATTAGTGCTCTGTAAATCCGCAGCGCCAGGGAGCCTGGGTTCCGGGCCGCCAATCCCGGCACAACCCCCTGCCGGGCCCGCCTCCCCCTTGCGAGCGGAAGGGCACGCCGCGCCGTCAGTTCCGGGTGTGTAGACGGGTTCTTCCGGCTCCGCCGTGGGTTTCTGGCGCGCTGGGGGTAGTGCCACGGGAAGCGTGACCACCAGCTGTCGCCGGGCCTTGTTGAACTGCGCCTTGCCGCGGCTGTCGTCCACCGGGTACGGGAGCGAGAGCCGCAGCCGGTAGTCGGGCTTCCTTGAATCAAGGCACAGCCGCTTTCCCGTCACCTCCAGCGCCGCCTGCTCGGCCGAGCGCAACAGCGGCAGCTCGATGGTGACCACCAGCTCCCGGGGCACCGGACTGGGGGCCGAATCCCGGGAACAGCGGTAATCCTGGAGGTCCACGTGGTGGCGCTGCACCACGCTGTAGCGAGGTTCTGTGGGGGCGGGCTGCAGGACCGCCTCCGgaggggagggcgcctgggtctGGGGGACCACGGAGTTCCCGGCCACCGCCGGGCACCGGTAGGGGTAGGGGAAATCGGGGAGAGGGCTCTCCGGCTCCTCTTCGGGCCGGGCCGGGACACCCCCGGGCAGGGGTGTGCGCAGGACGGCGGCCTCCGGAGTCCCTTTGTACCTGATCTTCAGAGTCTTGGCATTCCTGCGGTCTAATTTCACGCCGAATTGCTTCTCGATGGCCTCCAGGGCCGTGGTGTCCAGCATCTGGCGGAAGCGCTCGTGGCGCCGGGCTAGCGTGAGCGCGTCTGGGTGGAAGACTACGTCGTAGACAGTGTAGCGGGTGCCTCGGCCCCCCGCGTACTCGCGGCCGGGAGCCAGGCTGTAGGGCAGGGACCACTGGCTGCCGGTCGCCGCGCCCCCAGGGCCGGGTCGGCTGCTGGGCGCGCCCACCAGTGAGTTACTGCACACGTTCACGAAGCAGCGCTGCGCCCCGTCGAGGCTAGTGCGCAGCACGTGGCCAGGTTGCGGGTGTACGAACCGCACATCCACTCCACGTTCACGCTCTAGCGCGGTGATTTCCTCCTCGTAGCGCCGCCGGTTCTCGGGGTCTGTGAGCTCTTCTGCGTACTCGGAGAACATTCGCCGGAACTCCGGGTCCTGGAAGGCAGAGGTGAGCCGCTGGACCTCTTCTCCGCTCAGGTCCAAGTCCTCCAGCGACGAAGAGGCTCCCGCCTTGGCCATCCTGCCCCGTGGCTCCTGGCCTTCGAGCCAGGGGAGATTTACCCGAGACCAGGTGGTCGGGACGCGCGGTGCAGTTGCTGGTTTGCGGAGAGTGGGGTGGTGGCGGAGTTCGGTAACCGCCAGAGAACGGAGCCTACGGCAGCGGCAGCGCGTGGTCGTTGCCATAGTGACACTACCAGCAcccgggaggaggggcagaaattGGAGTGGGATGGTGGAAATGCCGCAAATAGCCTCTTAGTTTCTTCAAATCAACCAATTACTCTACATACTGCATTTTTAGATTCCTGTGCCATGGTGCAATTGCTTATGCAGAATAACTGTCATAATAATTGTAATTTCCAGTATTTATGTAAGTTATTGTTCACAACACTTCGAGGTAGACCTGATCACCATTTCACAAAGACTATGGGACCTGAGAAGTTACCTGACCAGCGTCACTTAGCTAGTATACTGGCAAGCTGTAATTCAGCttatctacatttttttaagtttatttatttattttgagagatagagcaagtgggggaagtgcagaaagggagggagagaatcccaagcaggctctgtgctgtcagcgtggaccCCACtggggggctggaacccaccaaccctgagatcatgatctgagccgaaaccaagagtcccactataacagactgagccacccaggtacccttaagcttatctacatttttttttttttaaactttacaccAACATTTCAGATTTCTGGATATATCACCAGTTTGCCCTATAAACAACTCACATTTGGGGCAAGAGATATGTGCAGGCTATTCGTATATGACCAATGAGCAATAAACATTCAGGACTGTTTaagttgattgattgattgattgattgtaatctctacacacccagggtggggctggaactcacaaccccaagatcaagagtcacctgctcctccagctgagccagccaggtgccccaggaccttaATAACAAAAATGCAACTGTAAGATCCCATATATCACTGATCAAAATGGCAAAGGCAGTTTTTGCAATTACTGTGTTTCCTTGGGGTGGTATAGAATTTAATAAAACCTTTCTGGAGAGTAGTTTGGTAGCTATATCAAAAGCCTTGAGAACATACATACTTTTTTCATCTAGCAATTTCAAATCTAAGAGTGTGGTCAAGGCAACATTACCCATAATTGTCAAGGTTTGGGAAGAATCTAAGAATTCCAACAATGAGACTGGGTGAGCGGATTTAGCTACTGCCATACAATGGGATTCTGTGCAGTCATTCAAAGTGATGTTTTAGAAGAATATTTACTGACTAAGGTAGTTACTAATTGGCAGTTATTAAATCCAGTGATTGTTagtttctgttctcattttgttGAAACTGTCCTCAGCATTTAACACAGTTAATGTTGGCATTACCTCAGTGGCAACACACTTTCCAAGTCTCTCTCCTACCTCGTGAGACACTTGACTCTGTATCATGTTTTGTAAATGTTTGCCTCTGTTCCGCTTTGCAGTAGAAATGCCTCTGGGCTGGAACCCTGTCTCTTCTCCATTTACATTCTCCCCTTCACAAATACATTTACACTCACAAATACCAGGCTTATATATCAGGTTCTAAACACCGGACTCCTATATCCGGTTATCTATATGAGGTCTCAATGTGAATGATTTAATGTTTAAGTCCCTCAGGTTTGAAATAACCAAAAATCTAACTCCtttcccagcctctgcccccatCTTACAATCTCTTGGCAGCATTCAAAAACAGTTGACTGCCCCCTCCTTGAAACCTACTTTACTCTTGAAGAACTTCATGCTCTcccattttcctcctctgcttgttctctcctgCCCGGTCTCTAACTGTAGGAGTCACCCAAAGTTTGTTCATCAGCCCTGTTATCTAATTGAATTTTTaggggacgcctggatggctcagtcagttaagtgtccgacccttggtctcggctcaggtcatcgtctccCAGCTCATGAGATCGatctctgtgtcaggctctgcactgacagcatggagcctgcttgggattctctctgcctctccctggctcatgatctccccgccccccctcaaaaataaataaacattaaaaaaaaattgtatttctttccagatgatttttttgtttgtttgagaggaagagggccagagagcggcagaaagagagagaatcccaatcaggctctgcactgtcagcgtggatcctgatgcagggctcaaactcgtgaactgtgagatcatgacctgaactgaaaccaggagttggtcacttaactgacagccatccAAGTGTCCCTCTTCACAGATGATCTTAATCAAGGCCACAGCTTTAAATGCCATGTAAGTTCAGATTCATTCTTTGAACAGATATTTAGTGCACAGTTGCTGCACCTACTGCTTAGATGGCTTAGGCactggaacaaaacaaaatcattgtGCTCCAAGGATGTGAAGCAACTGACACTCTAGTATGCTGGAAGTATCTTTTGGAttaatcactttggaaaatttcTGTTGACTGTAATGTATATCTCATGACTAAGAAATTCTACTTCAATATATATATCCAACAGAAACACACATCTCTCTCAAAAGACATACACTAGAATgtgcatatttataatagcaataTTCGTAATAGACAAACAGTAGAAACTACCCAAATTCTCATCAGTAGtagaatggacaaataaaatgtgtatatccacacaatggacaTGAATGAATAATGTGGATAAATGTTATTAACAAGGTCgtgtgaaagaaaccagatgcaAAATAATACATATCATATGATCCCGTTGTACAATAGGCAAAGCTTGGCAAGATAAATCTTCCTGCTAGAAATCAGGCTAGTGATTGTCCTTTTGGGAGGAGTGGGGTGTTGGCCTGATATCCACTAAAGCAAGTGAGACAGCTCTGACAACATGCCAACTCCTGACTGGCACATGATTGAAACAATAGTCTCATGCAACAATACTTAACACCTTAGAATTTTCTATTCTGCTGTGACCTATTTATTTTAACCCACTGATGAGCTCAACCTTCAATTTAAAACACAGCTCTAGATAGATGATCCTGTATAACTTCTGAAGTGTGGAGTAAAAATTACTGTTTAGTAAGGGAGTAGAAGGGAAACAATACACGATGGAGTGAACTTGTCTCTGAcctttaccagctgtgtgaccttggcaattTATTTAATCTCCCTGTTCCTATCTGTTCACTTACAAATTAAAGGTAATGGTGACCTAATGGAGCCTAAatagcacacagtaagcacttagCTTAGTGTCTAGCATGGTAAGTACACAGTAAGCACTTAGCTTAGTGTCTAGCATGGTAAACATTTAACAATGTATTAAAGAATTAGAGTGGCAGTTTCCTACCCCTTTCCAAGCCCGACCACCTTTTTTATTCAGGCTTGTctaaaaataaagcccaaagtaTAAGAACAATAAAAACGGAGCTTTACTGGTTGGATATGGTAGGAGGGGGCCTACGCTCCATGGAAAACACACGAATGTGCACAGGGTCAGAACTGaaacattccattttaattttacccTGCCTGTGACCCCCTCACTCTACGAAAACACATTCCACGATAGATTTTAGTGACTGAATGATTGGGACCCAACTCATCTTACTTAATAGGTGTATTTTATAGAACACAAGTTACAATTTCTGTGCTTGTAAGGCAGAGAAAGCAATTCACGGGCATAATCCAGTCTGTAATCATGTCGTCTTTGGTGCAAACTTTGGTGATTTCAATTAGTCGCCAGTGCTTGAACACTCGGGATGCTTTTCCTGACAGTACGGATTTCTCCAAAATGGCAGACTGGGCTAGGCTTCCCGTGTGGCCATGACTGGCTGATGGCAGAACAACAGCAGGTGCCGTCCTTAGGTGGGCCTGCGCGCTCCAGTCTGCACTTCCTGTGGATTCCCCACTTGAGACCAAGTGTTCAGTTTTCTCATAGAAGAGAAATCTTACCCACTCCCGTCTTGTGAACTACCTGGCCCCTGCTCGAAGGCACACCTTCCTATGACAGGGCCTCATGCCCAGATTTCTGCAGTGAGGTGGGCCACGCTCCAGCTGAGTAAGCACCAAGTCGGGGAGCACAACACCCCTCTGATTTTCCCCAAAGCAGCCCAGGATGCCCTTTGAGTGCTCCTCCTCTACTGCTCCATCTTTCAGACTTCTGCTTTATGTTTCTGGACAACACTGATTCCCACCTGGTTCTAGTTACTATCTTGTTGCCTGGTTTTGGCAGCTTCTCTGCTCATAGTTAACTACCCTGCTTCATTTCACTTCACCTTGCTAACTCCTAAATGCACCTTGTCTTTCTAGCCGTTAAATGTGAAAAGATCTCAAAAAGTTCATTTTATAGAaacaattatttgttaaatgaaggagTTAGTGAATGAGGGAACACGTATCAATTTCCATTTATAACTTTCGACCCATCATCTTTCATAGGTAGCTCTCGTTCTCATAACTGGACCAACAACCTTACAGTGTTTATTTCGCTACCACTTTTAAGGCCCAAATTGTACATTTTccaagcaatatatatatatatagcatttgaCCTTAtgccttgatttcttctttaactttttctaggttattctttttttttttttaatgtttattttttgagaaatagagtgtgggcaggggaggggcagagagggagacaggggatctgcagagagctctgtgttgacagcaaggagcccgatgccgggctggaactcaagggccatgagatcatgacctgagccgaagttggacagttaactgactgagccacctaggcacccctctctaGGTTATTCTTGAAATTAAAGCTAAAATCTTGCTCTTCTAACATCAGGCCTCTACTAATGCTCTCCCCAAATTTTCCATCTTCAAACCACTTCTTAAGTTGCCACTTCACTCTTAACTACTAATTCACTTATCACTACGTTCAGATTAAATTTCCTTGAGGAATGTTCCTTTCagtatgtcatttttattttttatcagtctCTATTCTCCCAAGAGctaattttctttcaaagaaatgtCTTCCATTCCAGGCTCTTTGTAATATCAAGATACTCTTACATTTGAGAAATTCTTTGTACCTCTAACAACTTCCTGTCATTCAGATTCATTTCTAGGCTATTATTGCAATGCCATAAACTAAAAGGTAAGTGAGGGGATGgtattaaaataaacactgtgtCTTCTAAATGTAAAATCTAGGGGGactatgtgtttttaaatttccagtgCCAGAAGATAATTATGAAATTATCATAGTAATATCCTGACACAAAGGTTTTCACTATTAGAATAAATTCTGTGACTTGAAATTTAAACAGTTTGAAAATTGCTGAATATACCATTAGGACTCTTATGGTGATAAAAACCTAAGTTAGACTAAAACAAGggttcagaaaattttaaatatttgtacttttcttaaaatgaatattGGTATATGGCTagacaataaataattaaaccttaaaaaaattttttttttaatgtttattttcgagagagagagggagacacagaatctgaagcaggctccaagctttcagcacagagcccaaagcggggcctgaactcaggaactgcgagatcatgacctgagccgaagtcagacgctcaaccacctgggccacccaggtgccccaaaacttcaGTTTTTAACCATAAATATATAATCAGATTATATCTTCATACGTACTTTCACATGTTTCTTAAGActatgcagaaaatatttttgctataAAACCTTGTAAAGTGTACCATGTTTATTATAACTTAATGACAAAATtccataaaatacaaatttcagaaCATTCTAAGTTTATCATAATTTTATTGTAACTTATCAAAATTACATAGATACAAAATTAAGCAGAAACTGATGAATTTTCTGTCTTTAGATGGTCTTAGAATCTCAGAAACCTTGAAGTTTGCTGAAAATagaaattcataaaattaaatagtttGGAAACCtaatttattatacatttcttaatatttaattctagttcattttaaaaataggtcatTACATGAACATTGTTCCAAATTTAGaagaggacacagtgaaaaatCAGTCAGTCTCACACTCCGTCTCTGCTCCCAGAAGCAATTATTTGTCCTTATAAAGATAAtgtaatttggggcgcctgggtggcgcagtcggttaagcgtccgacttcagccaggtcacgatctcgcggtcggggagttcgagccccgcgtcaggctctgggctgatggctcagagcctggagcctgtttcctattctgtgtctccctctctctctgcccctcccccgttcatgctctgtctctctctgtcccaaaaataaataaacgttgaaaaaaaaaatttttttttaaaaaatgataatgtaaTTATATGTAAGCATGTATTGTGAGGGTATATGCTTTAAAAACACTTAAGTGGTAGAATACCACTTTTACCTTTTTTCAATTAGTAAcaagtatatttataatttttaacctaATCCCTTCCTTTAAGGCTTTGGAATTTAAATTCAGAAAGTTCTGAAGAAGCGCACACATTTAAATGGATACACGTTTACACTGTTTTGCTATTACAAAACCTACAGTAAAGTGCCAGtacctacttttattttatttttttaattttttttaaacatttatttatttttgagacagagagagacagagcatgagcaggggagggtcagagagagagggagacacagaatccaaaacaggctccaggctctgagctgtcagcccagagcctgatgcggggctcgaactcatggaccgcaagatcatgacctgagccgaagtcggacgcccaaccgactgagccacccaggcgccccttaatgtttatttttgagagagagagacagcatgagcaggggaggggaggagagagagggagacacagaatctgaagcagcctccaggctcagagcctgatgtgaggctcgaactcacgaacagtgatatcatgacctgagttaaagtcggacgcttaactgactgagccacccaggcaccacaccaGTACCTACTTTTAAACATAAACCTAAGTATACCTGgaggataaattcctaaaaatggaaTCGCTGGTATATATAGTCTAGGTGTTAAGAAATCCTGTCAAATTCCCTTCCATAAAAGTTTTTACCACTTTTTATTCTGGCCAACTATGTGTGAAAATGGGTATTTATTTCTATACTACATCACCaatactgtgttttaaaataaacaactgTATTTGAGAGTACATATGGAAACAGGGTTAACCTTACCTACTTTGACTACAGTTTCTATGATTAAGTCTACAGTATGATTTCACAAATAATCTACTAAACGATTTCTTCTAAGGAGAAACTAAATAGCAGGAAGACCAAATTATTCCACTGTATCTTCAAATTGTCTTCtgttctcttgaaaataaatgtacatcAACCCGTTTGAGCCAGCACTGAAAAGATTCCTTCAATTATTACTACTAAATTATAGTTTGGAAATCATGTCAAAACTTTTCAGCAGCTGAGTCCATAGAAGATAAAGGAGCCAACTATTTCAACTCAACCAACAGTGAGCGTCAACTGCAAGTCAAAGGCTATGCTAGAAGCTTTTAAGGAAGACGGGTACATACATGACTTCTAATACAGTAATGTCAGGAACTGTCAAAGAGTTCTGCAAAAAGTGCTTAGAACGCAAACAATTCTGCATGTCAATCAGGCAACGTTACCAGAAACAGCTGAAGTCTTTGCCATCATAATTAATACATCAGTTCATTTCCTGTTGTGATTTACTTACTTGTATCCTgactcattttttaagaaaagagtatAAAATGGCTTGCAGAGAtgtcataaaaagataaaagtaaatgaGGAAATTCAAGGGCAAAATACAGGGGAGAGAAGATGAAGCCAGAGCTGCACCCAAAATTTATGCTAGTAATTCCTCTGCTGCTATCAAAGTGGGCTACACATCTGGGTTGTACTTCCTAGCAGCTAAAGCAAAGAGAGCTTCTCAGAAGATACACAGTCTCCCCTAAGATAAACAGTTGCTTGGGACAGACACAGAATTCTCTTGTCCTGAGACCTACTGAAAGTTCCCGGGACTGGTTTTCACAGCAGAGTAAGTTTCATATCAAATCGCAGTTCAGTAAAAGTCATCCTGAAGATGGACAAAATATGCTCCTGGCAGACACCCCTCAGAGGTGACTTAATCCTGGGATCACAAAATCAGATGCCCTCAGGGGCATCCAGGTGTGACAATAGGGAGCCATGAGACTGGAGACAGGTGCTTCCTCTTACCTAAGGGCATTCCAAatcaggtggggggggggcagtttagGATTCAGTGCGGGCTAGGTAGAGTCAAACATTTGGGCTTATAGAATAGACTAGAATATCTGCGACCTTAATGAGTATCTGTCTGGCtgtattcattccacaaattAAGCAGTGTCTGGAATGTCGTAAGAGTCAAATATGTGTCAAGTGAGTGAATCCGAGAATAAAATTTACAGTATCTCAAAGAGAATGGACTTAAATCCTCCATGAGTTATTGAGCAGCAAgaacaatgcatttttttttcaagaaatatgtAAGAAACTTAATCACGGTTTCAGGGTTAGGAAgcatatgtatttttcctttccaattttatacttttaaacatcgaaatttttataatgtactcatgtttgtttttatttgagtaaaTATGTTAATTGCCCCCCAAAAATGAAAGACAACTGGGCTGTGTGTTCAAGATTATATTCTCTGACAAGAACCCAGAAGGCAGTTACTTGCTCACTTGTTCTTATCTGAATGtgggaacattttcaaaatatgattAACTGAGAAATCGCATGTTAGGATGCCCGAATCCAAGAGAAATAGGGTCAATAATGCATATTCTTGGGCCCTAAACTAGAGACATTTGATAGGTCTGGAGCAGAATCCTGGAATTTAACAGGATTAAGTTCCCGCTTAATCCTGGATTAAGTTCCCGCCTCCAGCAGAGAACACAAAAGCAGTTCCCCACTGCCACAAATTATGCAGCCGGGCTTCCCACATTCAGGGACATCGCAGGGGCTGGCACAGCCGGAGTGCAATGGATAAGCCTTTCCCTGGGAAAACCACTTTCATGACCATGGTATCTCCTGGGCCAGGGTaagaaacttttttgttttgtttttaagtgttaatttattttgggagacagagaatccccatcaggctctgcgatgtcagcacagagcccaatgcagggctcaaacccccgaaccctcagatcacgacctgagctgaaatcaagaattggtcacttaaaccaactgggccacctatGCTCCGCACCCCagaaacataacatttttaaCAAGGATTCCAGAAGATTTGGATGAGAGTGGTCTATAGATCAccctttgaaaaccactgccctcccaggtcattattcttttttcccaAGACAGCCTCCCAACCCCTCACCATCACTACACACACATCcagtccctgcccccccccccccttgtttgCTGCCAATTTAAGGCAGATTACCTAGGTTTTGAGAATCAACCATGTGGAGGGTGGGGCTGACCTCTCTGAATAATGATGTCATCAGAAGTCAGCCTATAAAAGAACTAACCCAGCTCCAGAGCTGTTCTGAGATATTCCTCAGAAAACAGTTCTTAATCTGTTTTATCACAAATGTGCCATCAAGTACATACAATTCTATGTCCCACAACATGACCAGAAATTCAGCCTAGAACATTCCAAAAGAcaattacagatatttttaaaaacctcagcaCACCTACAGGACTTGTGATTTTCAGCAATACACTACTAAAAGACACCTCCTTCTTGCTGTTTCTTGTTTCTGGGGGTACACTTACCTGTCTTCTACTATCTTACTGGATGGATAAAAAACTTTGAATGAAAATCCACTTCTTGGAAAAGATccctttgggagaaaaaaatgcctGTAAGTGAACACTCAACTGTCCTAAAAAGAATTCCTACTTTTAAAATCAAACTCCTTGCTCatgacttaaaaagaaagttgTAAG
Proteins encoded:
- the DNAAF2 gene encoding protein kintoun isoform X2, producing MATTTRCRCRRLRSLAVTELRHHPTLRKPATAPRVPTTWSRVNLPWLEGQEPRGRMAKAGASSSLEDLDLSGEEVQRLTSAFQDPEFRRMFSEYAEELTDPENRRRYEEEITALERERGVDVRFVHPQPGHVLRTSLDGAQRCFVNVCSNSLVGAPSSRPGPGGAATGSQWSLPYSLAPGREYAGGRGTRYTVYDVVFHPDALTLARRHERFRQMLDTTALEAIEKQFGVKLDRRNAKTLKIRYKGTPEAAVLRTPLPGGVPARPEEEPESPLPDFPYPYRCPAVAGNSVVPQTQAPSPPEAVLQPAPTEPRYSVVQRHHVDLQDYRCSRDSAPSPVPRELVVTIELPLLRSAEQAALEVTGKRLCLDSRKPDYRLRLSLPYPVDDSRGKAQFNKARRQLVVTLPVALPPARQKPTAEPEEPVYTPGTDGAACPSARKGEAGPAGGCAGIGGPEPRLPGAADLQSTNAAAAVEELVSQPEERDLDEQAVWTTGIEEEPPSVAGSSPGDGGGGSPCTSSGDLDRGSSAGRGSARGDLSVETRVIGEGVPSDRAMGRPGTGSREPLCPPLQCNQDEESLTLLIQVPRIQPQSLQGDVSPFRYKLCFSTQDLVYYSLFLQFAPENKLNTKEPVEKLFVNEENVNEVLEEVLSSPFKQTMSLTPPLIEVLQVTDSKIQIHAKLQECSNSEQLHEKEEKVNEGSPVTEKENIEHPTASTTDSDSSVAVKVLETDGCGSVVCLQQESLDVSHMLFGKSQQPESKMEPEFIKEESPVYSNEEKGNLKEPVITEEKELHGDRQSLLNETTVHNLPGLDNIKETNMQDGSVQFIKDHVTQCAFSFHNSLLYDLD
- the DNAAF2 gene encoding protein kintoun isoform X1: MATTTRCRCRRLRSLAVTELRHHPTLRKPATAPRVPTTWSRVNLPWLEGQEPRGRMAKAGASSSLEDLDLSGEEVQRLTSAFQDPEFRRMFSEYAEELTDPENRRRYEEEITALERERGVDVRFVHPQPGHVLRTSLDGAQRCFVNVCSNSLVGAPSSRPGPGGAATGSQWSLPYSLAPGREYAGGRGTRYTVYDVVFHPDALTLARRHERFRQMLDTTALEAIEKQFGVKLDRRNAKTLKIRYKGTPEAAVLRTPLPGGVPARPEEEPESPLPDFPYPYRCPAVAGNSVVPQTQAPSPPEAVLQPAPTEPRYSVVQRHHVDLQDYRCSRDSAPSPVPRELVVTIELPLLRSAEQAALEVTGKRLCLDSRKPDYRLRLSLPYPVDDSRGKAQFNKARRQLVVTLPVALPPARQKPTAEPEEPVYTPGTDGAACPSARKGEAGPAGGCAGIGGPEPRLPGAADLQSTNAAAAVEELVSQPEERDLDEQAVWTTGIEEEPPSVAGSSPGDGGGGSPCTSSGDLDRGSSAGRGSARGDLSVETRVIGEGVPSDRAMGRPGTGSREPLCPPLQCNQDEESLTLLIQVPRIQPQSLQGDVSPFRYKLCFSTQDLVYYSLFLQFAPENKLNTKEPVVSISSNNAVIELAKSPECHGHWREWYYGLNKDSLEEKLFVNEENVNEVLEEVLSSPFKQTMSLTPPLIEVLQVTDSKIQIHAKLQECSNSEQLHEKEEKVNEGSPVTEKENIEHPTASTTDSDSSVAVKVLETDGCGSVVCLQQESLDVSHMLFGKSQQPESKMEPEFIKEESPVYSNEEKGNLKEPVITEEKELHGDRQSLLNETTVHNLPGLDNIKETNMQDGSVQFIKDHVTQCAFSFHNSLLYDLD